In Rhodococcus rhodochrous, a single genomic region encodes these proteins:
- a CDS encoding GtrA family protein has translation MTIVDEALSRVPQPFRGLLLRHRELIKFAIVGGTTFVIDSVIFYTLKLTILSDKPVTAKIIAGVVAVICSYILNREWSFRNRGGRERAHEAFLFFFVSGIGVVLSFIPLWISSYVFNLRVPEVSLATENIADFVSAYIIGNLLQMIFRFYCFKKFVFPEEMVPDAPVDEPSEQQLDPS, from the coding sequence GTGACAATCGTCGATGAAGCGTTGAGCAGAGTTCCCCAGCCTTTCCGGGGGCTGTTGCTCCGGCATCGCGAATTGATCAAATTCGCCATCGTCGGCGGCACCACCTTCGTGATCGACTCGGTGATCTTCTACACGCTCAAGCTCACAATTCTGTCCGACAAGCCGGTGACCGCCAAGATCATCGCCGGTGTCGTCGCGGTGATCTGCTCGTACATCCTCAACCGCGAATGGTCCTTCCGTAATCGCGGCGGCCGCGAGCGCGCCCACGAGGCGTTCCTGTTCTTCTTCGTCAGCGGTATCGGCGTCGTGCTCTCGTTCATCCCGTTGTGGATCTCGAGTTATGTCTTCAACCTGCGCGTACCCGAGGTGAGCCTCGCGACGGAGAACATCGCCGACTTCGTCAGCGCGTACATCATCGGCAACCTGCTGCAGATGATCTTCCGCTTCTACTGCTTCAAGAAGTTCGTCTTTCCGGAAGAGATGGTTCCGGACGCTCCCGTCGACGAACCCTCCGAGCAGCAGCTCGACCCGTCCTGA
- a CDS encoding sensor histidine kinase, which produces MRSRILNAVLATVLLVALLLGIPLAYTAFLFVEDTARRDLQNRLERMADEIIAQEGTDGFVVGGLDTSSLRLLVPTDGRAVVVYPTPENVAARLDIGTPVLEASIVESLSMGTSGSLLIEVPSESMRSLQQQVLAAVSLLVLLSVAAGALVAVATARRLADPLRDVANRAARLAEGDFRPVARRHGIPELDRVSDVLDSAAVEISHRLQREHALVGDVSHQLRSRMTAIRLRLDELSTHDDPAVVEEAEAAMAQVDRLTTAIDGLVRQSRDSSADQRTDVSVVGELTGVVADWRGPYEEAGRELVLRGDPSLRAAVTGSRLREAVAVLVDNALVHGGGTCTVSVRQVATRGDATVCVEVADEGEGVSDEVAPYVFDRGFSGGGSTGVGLALARALAEADGGRLELQRRRPALFALFLGAPRDRDAPVPNGTREPR; this is translated from the coding sequence GTGCGCAGCCGCATCCTCAACGCCGTCCTGGCGACCGTGTTGCTCGTCGCGCTGTTGCTCGGCATCCCGCTCGCCTACACGGCATTCCTGTTCGTCGAGGACACCGCCCGCCGCGACCTGCAGAACCGGCTCGAACGCATGGCCGACGAGATCATCGCCCAGGAGGGCACCGACGGATTCGTCGTCGGTGGCCTCGACACGAGCTCCCTGCGCCTGCTCGTCCCCACCGACGGGCGGGCCGTCGTGGTCTACCCGACACCCGAGAACGTCGCGGCGCGGCTGGACATCGGCACCCCTGTGCTCGAGGCGTCGATCGTCGAATCGTTGTCGATGGGAACGTCGGGCTCGCTGCTCATCGAGGTCCCCTCGGAGAGCATGCGCTCCCTGCAGCAGCAGGTGCTCGCCGCGGTGAGCCTGCTGGTGCTGCTGTCCGTCGCGGCCGGAGCGCTGGTCGCGGTGGCGACCGCCCGACGGCTCGCCGACCCGCTGCGCGACGTGGCGAACCGGGCGGCCCGTCTCGCCGAGGGCGACTTCCGCCCGGTGGCCCGGCGCCACGGTATCCCCGAACTCGATCGCGTCTCCGACGTCCTGGATTCGGCCGCCGTGGAGATCTCGCACCGCCTGCAGCGCGAGCACGCGCTCGTCGGCGACGTCTCGCACCAGCTCCGCTCCCGGATGACCGCGATCCGGCTGCGGCTCGACGAGCTGTCCACACACGACGATCCCGCCGTGGTGGAGGAGGCCGAGGCGGCCATGGCGCAGGTGGACCGGCTGACCACCGCGATCGACGGCCTCGTGCGCCAGTCCCGCGACAGCAGCGCCGACCAACGCACCGACGTCTCCGTGGTCGGCGAACTCACCGGGGTCGTCGCCGACTGGCGCGGCCCCTACGAGGAGGCGGGACGGGAGCTGGTGCTGCGCGGCGATCCGTCGTTGCGGGCGGCGGTCACCGGTTCGCGGTTGCGTGAAGCCGTGGCGGTGCTCGTCGACAACGCGCTCGTGCACGGAGGCGGCACGTGCACGGTCTCGGTCAGGCAGGTCGCGACCCGCGGCGACGCCACCGTGTGTGTCGAGGTGGCCGACGAGGGAGAGGGCGTCAGCGACGAGGTCGCGCCGTACGTCTTCGACCGCGGCTTCTCCGGCGGTGGGTCGACCGGGGTCGGGCTGGCGCTCGCGCGCGCCCTCGCTGAGGCGGACGGCGGTCGTCTCGAACTGCAACGACGCCGGCCCGCACTGTTCGCGCTGTTCCTCGGCGCGCCCCGCGATCGGGACGCCCCCGTGCCGAACGGCACGCGCGAACCGCGCTAG
- a CDS encoding response regulator transcription factor has protein sequence MTAVLLAEDDDAIAAPLSRALGREGYEVTVEDNGPAALEQALSGRFELLILDLGLPGMDGLEVCRQIRASRSDLAVLMLTARTDEVDFVVGLDAGADDYVGKPFRLAELMARVRALLRRRGGPENDDIVDVAGIRLERAARRVLVDGSEVTLANKEYELLRVLLEHAGQVVSRDAILEEVWGDADLRGSKTLDMHMSWLRRKIGDEGPAGERRIATVRGVGFRLNTD, from the coding sequence GTGACTGCCGTTCTACTCGCCGAAGACGACGACGCAATCGCTGCACCGCTGTCCCGCGCGCTGGGACGCGAAGGGTACGAGGTGACCGTCGAGGACAACGGTCCGGCCGCGCTCGAACAGGCACTGTCGGGCAGGTTCGAACTGCTCATCCTCGACCTCGGTCTGCCCGGGATGGACGGACTCGAGGTGTGTCGCCAGATCCGGGCGAGCCGCTCCGATCTGGCCGTGCTCATGCTCACCGCCCGCACCGACGAGGTCGACTTCGTCGTCGGTCTCGACGCCGGCGCCGACGACTACGTCGGCAAACCGTTCCGTCTCGCCGAGCTCATGGCGCGCGTGCGCGCACTGTTGCGCCGGCGCGGCGGACCGGAGAACGACGACATCGTGGACGTCGCCGGGATCCGGCTCGAACGGGCCGCCCGCCGTGTTCTCGTGGACGGCTCCGAGGTGACGCTCGCCAACAAGGAGTACGAGCTCCTGCGCGTGCTGCTCGAGCACGCGGGGCAGGTCGTCTCCCGCGACGCCATCCTCGAGGAGGTGTGGGGAGACGCCGACCTGCGCGGTTCCAAGACACTCGACATGCACATGTCGTGGTTGCGCCGCAAGATCGGCGACGAGGGGCCGGCCGGGGAACGTCGCATCGCCACGGTGCGCGGTGTCGGTTTCCGGCTGAACACCGACTAG
- a CDS encoding PH domain-containing protein, giving the protein MGYPEDALAPEEELLLHRHSHWKSLVLPTATFLVSTMVAGFLLGLVQARLDGAAATWCGLAVVAAWIGLVGWRCVPPFVGWLTTHFIVTDRRVLVRTGVLTHTGIDIPMGRISNVQFRHGLVDRMLRTGTLVVVSAADDPIEFDDIPDVQQVHALLYRQAFDAQDQRPDDRHTTRYRRDEHEHRKAW; this is encoded by the coding sequence ATGGGATACCCGGAGGACGCCCTCGCACCCGAGGAAGAGTTGCTTCTGCATCGGCATTCGCACTGGAAGTCTCTCGTGCTGCCGACGGCGACCTTCCTCGTGTCGACGATGGTTGCGGGTTTCCTGCTGGGACTCGTCCAGGCGCGGCTCGACGGTGCCGCCGCGACCTGGTGCGGCCTCGCCGTGGTCGCGGCGTGGATCGGCCTCGTCGGCTGGCGGTGCGTCCCTCCCTTCGTCGGGTGGCTCACCACGCATTTCATCGTCACGGACCGGCGCGTCCTCGTCCGCACCGGTGTGCTCACCCACACGGGCATCGACATCCCGATGGGCCGGATCAGCAACGTCCAGTTCCGGCACGGCCTCGTCGACCGGATGCTCCGGACCGGCACGCTCGTCGTGGTCTCCGCCGCCGACGATCCCATCGAGTTCGACGACATCCCCGACGTCCAGCAGGTGCACGCCCTGCTCTACCGGCAGGCCTTCGATGCGCAGGACCAGCGTCCCGACGACCGTCACACCACCCGCTATCGGCGCGACGAGCACGAGCACCGCAAGGCCTGGTGA
- a CDS encoding biotin--[acetyl-CoA-carboxylase] ligase, with protein MASDRPTTDLLALRTPLDEAALRDALVGAEREGFYTRLDVVADTASTNADLLAVAADGDDRRVLLAEFQHGGRGRHSRTWNGVPGAQVIVSVLLRLPECPLQNIGWLPLLCGIAAVDAVRSVTGVAAQLKWPNDVLVDGRKLAGILVEVAATSPAPTVVAGIGINATLGRDELPVPTATSLLLEDATELDRTPLAQALLAGFGDRIRAWARAGWDTTELAAAYRERCSTVGQRVRAILPGDTELHGVATDVDDQGRIVIRPDGGGEAVAVAAGDITHLRPV; from the coding sequence ATGGCATCCGACCGGCCCACGACCGATCTTCTCGCCCTCCGCACACCGCTCGACGAGGCGGCGCTGCGCGATGCCCTCGTCGGCGCCGAGCGCGAGGGCTTCTACACACGCCTCGACGTCGTCGCGGACACGGCGTCGACGAACGCGGATCTGCTCGCCGTCGCCGCGGACGGCGACGACCGCCGCGTGCTGCTCGCCGAGTTCCAGCACGGTGGCCGCGGCCGCCACTCGCGCACCTGGAACGGTGTGCCCGGAGCGCAGGTCATCGTGTCGGTCCTGCTGCGGCTGCCCGAGTGCCCGCTGCAGAACATCGGCTGGCTCCCGCTGCTGTGCGGTATCGCCGCCGTCGACGCCGTGCGATCCGTCACCGGCGTTGCTGCACAACTGAAATGGCCCAACGACGTCCTCGTCGACGGACGCAAGCTCGCCGGCATCCTCGTCGAGGTCGCAGCCACCTCGCCGGCGCCCACGGTGGTCGCGGGGATCGGCATCAACGCCACCCTCGGACGCGACGAACTGCCCGTCCCCACCGCCACCTCGCTGCTGCTCGAGGACGCCACCGAACTCGATCGCACTCCGCTCGCGCAGGCGCTGCTCGCCGGTTTCGGCGACCGGATCCGGGCGTGGGCCCGAGCGGGATGGGACACCACCGAACTCGCCGCGGCCTACCGCGAACGGTGCAGCACGGTCGGGCAGCGTGTCCGCGCGATCCTGCCCGGCGACACCGAACTGCACGGTGTCGCGACCGACGTCGACGACCAGGGACGGATCGTGATCCGGCCCGACGGTGGGGGCGAAGCCGTGGCGGTCGCTGCGGGCGACATCACACATCTGCGACCGGTCTGA
- a CDS encoding acyl-CoA carboxylase subunit beta, whose protein sequence is MTTVQEPSAPEAASTPDIHTTAGKLADLRNRQAQARVPVGEAAVEKVHAKGKLTARERIQALLDEGSFVELDALARHRSTNFGLADNRPLGDGVVTGYGTIDGRDVCVFSQDATVFGGSLGEVYGEKIVKVMDLALKTGRPLIGINEGAGARIQEGVVSLGLYGEIFHRNVQASGVIPQISLIMGPAAGGHVYSPALTDFVVMVDQTSQMFVTGPDVIKTVTGEDVTMEDLGGAHTHMVKSGVAHYVADGEQDALDYVKDLLSYLPSNNQAAAPRLAPSDPIEGAIEDSLTAEDIELDTLIPDSPNQPYDMHEVIRRLLDDDEFLEVQAERAKNIIVGFGRVDGRSVGIVANQPTQFAGCLDIDASEKAARFVRTCDAFNVPIITLVDVPGFLPGTEQEYNGIIRRGAKLLYAYGEATVGKITVITRKAYGGAYDVMGSKHMGADVNLAWPTAQIAVMGASGAVGFVYRKRLLEAAKNGEDVDALRLELQNEYEDTLVNPYVAAERGYVDAVIPPSHTRGQIVSALRLLERKMVSLPPKKHGNIPL, encoded by the coding sequence ATGACCACTGTCCAGGAGCCGTCCGCGCCCGAGGCGGCGAGTACGCCCGATATCCACACCACCGCCGGCAAGCTGGCCGACCTGCGCAACCGTCAAGCACAGGCCCGGGTCCCGGTCGGTGAGGCCGCAGTCGAGAAGGTTCACGCCAAGGGCAAGCTGACCGCTCGCGAGCGCATCCAGGCGCTCCTCGACGAAGGATCGTTCGTCGAGCTCGACGCCCTCGCTCGCCACCGCAGCACCAACTTCGGCCTGGCCGACAACCGTCCGCTCGGCGACGGCGTCGTCACCGGCTACGGCACGATCGACGGCCGCGACGTCTGCGTCTTCTCGCAGGACGCCACCGTCTTCGGCGGCAGCCTCGGCGAGGTCTACGGCGAGAAGATCGTCAAGGTCATGGACCTGGCCCTCAAGACCGGCCGTCCGCTGATCGGCATCAACGAGGGCGCCGGCGCGCGCATCCAGGAGGGGGTCGTCTCCCTCGGCCTCTACGGTGAGATCTTCCACCGCAACGTGCAGGCCTCCGGTGTCATCCCGCAGATCTCGCTGATCATGGGCCCCGCGGCCGGTGGTCACGTCTACTCCCCCGCGCTCACCGACTTCGTCGTGATGGTCGACCAGACCAGCCAGATGTTCGTCACCGGCCCCGACGTCATCAAGACCGTCACCGGCGAGGACGTCACGATGGAGGACCTCGGCGGCGCCCACACCCACATGGTCAAGTCGGGTGTCGCGCACTACGTCGCCGACGGCGAGCAGGACGCCCTGGACTACGTCAAGGACCTGCTGTCCTACCTGCCCAGCAACAACCAGGCCGCTGCGCCGCGTCTCGCGCCGAGCGACCCGATCGAGGGCGCGATCGAGGATTCCCTCACCGCGGAGGACATCGAGCTCGACACGCTCATCCCGGATTCGCCGAACCAGCCGTACGACATGCACGAGGTCATCCGTCGCCTGCTCGACGACGACGAGTTCCTCGAGGTCCAGGCCGAGCGCGCGAAGAACATCATCGTCGGCTTCGGTCGCGTCGACGGCCGCAGCGTCGGCATCGTCGCCAACCAGCCCACGCAGTTCGCCGGCTGCCTCGACATCGACGCATCCGAGAAGGCCGCGCGCTTCGTCCGCACCTGCGACGCGTTCAACGTGCCGATCATCACGCTCGTCGACGTTCCCGGCTTCCTGCCCGGCACGGAGCAGGAGTACAACGGCATCATCCGCCGCGGCGCCAAGCTGCTCTACGCCTACGGCGAGGCGACCGTCGGCAAGATCACGGTCATCACCCGTAAGGCCTACGGCGGCGCGTACGACGTCATGGGTTCCAAGCACATGGGTGCCGACGTCAACCTCGCATGGCCCACCGCGCAGATCGCCGTCATGGGTGCCTCCGGCGCCGTCGGCTTCGTCTACCGCAAGCGCCTGCTCGAGGCCGCCAAGAACGGCGAGGACGTCGACGCGCTGCGCCTCGAGCTGCAGAACGAGTACGAGGACACCCTGGTGAACCCGTACGTCGCGGCCGAGCGCGGTTACGTCGACGCGGTGATCCCGCCGTCGCACACGCGCGGTCAGATCGTTTCCGCGCTGCGCCTGCTCGAGCGGAAGATGGTTTCGCTCCCGCCGAAGAAGCATGGAAACATTCCGCTGTGA
- a CDS encoding acyl-CoA carboxylase subunit epsilon, whose protein sequence is MTATAEDKIITEFEVEEQSPAVEATAADGAAEAPQENTAVAETAAAIRIVKGNPSDEEIAALVAVLAAAAASASDEVVDTRPPETWGDPTRMHRRWAPFSPYSYPNRG, encoded by the coding sequence GTGACAGCGACGGCAGAGGACAAGATCATCACCGAGTTCGAGGTCGAAGAGCAGTCGCCCGCGGTCGAGGCCACGGCCGCCGACGGTGCGGCCGAAGCGCCCCAGGAGAACACCGCGGTCGCCGAGACCGCGGCCGCCATCCGCATCGTCAAGGGCAACCCGTCCGACGAGGAGATCGCGGCTCTCGTCGCCGTGCTCGCCGCTGCCGCTGCGTCGGCGAGCGACGAGGTCGTCGACACCCGGCCGCCCGAGACCTGGGGTGATCCGACGCGGATGCACCGTCGGTGGGCGCCGTTCTCGCCGTATTCGTACCCGAACCGCGGCTGA
- a CDS encoding Maf family protein, whose protein sequence is MPRLVLASASPARLAVLHAAGVKPLVQVSEVDEDALIASLGPGTPPAQVVTELARAKATDILPVLREQRLRDAVVIGCDSMLLIDGALQGKPGTVEAARKRWRTMAGRSGELLTGHAVLRIRDDEVVAEAADHSGTVVHFGTPTDEELEAYLDSGEPLEVAGAFTLDGHGGWFVERIEGDPSSVIGIGLPLVRRLLAEVGISVARLWAENAAIPLESLEN, encoded by the coding sequence ATGCCCCGGCTCGTTCTGGCCTCGGCTTCACCCGCCCGCCTCGCGGTTCTCCACGCGGCGGGCGTGAAGCCGTTGGTGCAGGTGTCGGAGGTCGACGAGGACGCACTGATCGCGTCCCTCGGGCCCGGCACGCCACCGGCGCAGGTCGTCACCGAGCTCGCCCGAGCCAAGGCCACCGACATCCTGCCCGTCCTGCGCGAGCAGAGGCTGCGCGACGCCGTCGTCATCGGATGCGATTCGATGCTGCTGATCGACGGTGCTCTGCAGGGCAAGCCCGGCACCGTCGAGGCGGCCCGGAAGCGCTGGCGGACGATGGCCGGTCGCAGCGGTGAGCTGCTCACGGGCCACGCCGTGCTCCGCATCCGGGACGACGAGGTCGTCGCGGAGGCCGCCGACCACAGCGGCACCGTCGTACACTTCGGCACCCCCACCGACGAGGAACTCGAGGCATATCTCGACAGCGGTGAGCCGCTCGAGGTGGCCGGTGCCTTCACGCTCGACGGTCACGGGGGCTGGTTCGTCGAGCGCATCGAGGGCGATCCGTCGTCGGTGATCGGCATCGGGTTGCCGCTGGTGCGGCGCCTCCTCGCCGAGGTCGGCATCTCCGTCGCACGCTTGTGGGCCGAGAACGCCGCGATCCCCCTCGAGTCGCTCGAGAACTGA
- a CDS encoding group III truncated hemoglobin, protein MTRSDTNGDRAVPVELASREHIDLLVRRFYERALDDPVLAPAFDVLAVVGLDDHLVVVGDFWEQILFRTTRYRGAFVPVHRALHGHHGLTPARFERWLQLWCGTVDEMFHGVDAERAKSKAAAMVGSLQKTLYGGTAR, encoded by the coding sequence GTGACCCGCAGTGACACCAACGGCGACCGGGCGGTCCCGGTCGAGCTCGCATCGCGGGAGCACATCGACCTGCTGGTCCGGCGGTTCTACGAACGGGCCCTCGACGATCCCGTGCTCGCGCCGGCCTTCGACGTGCTCGCTGTGGTCGGACTCGACGACCATCTGGTGGTCGTCGGCGACTTCTGGGAGCAGATCCTCTTCCGCACGACCCGCTATCGCGGAGCATTCGTGCCGGTGCACCGGGCGCTGCACGGACACCACGGACTGACCCCCGCCCGATTCGAGCGGTGGCTGCAGTTGTGGTGCGGGACCGTGGACGAGATGTTCCACGGCGTGGACGCGGAGCGCGCGAAGAGCAAGGCCGCGGCGATGGTGGGCTCGTTGCAGAAGACCCTGTACGGCGGCACGGCTCGATAG
- a CDS encoding sulfurtransferase — protein sequence MPVAPDSNPSFAVYADPNRLVSTEWLSAHLGHPEVKVVESDEDVLLYDVGHIPGAVKIDWHLDLNDPVTRDYIDGEQFAALMDRKGIRRTDTVIIYGDKSNWWAAYALWVFTLFGHEDVRLLDGGRDAWISENRDTTLDIPVATTSGYPVVERNDALIRAFKDDVLAHLGKGPLVDVRSPQEYTGERTHMPDYPEEGALRGGHIPTAVSIPWAKAAAPDGRFRSRPELEEIYGDIDKDADVIAYCRIGERSSHTWFVLTYLLGYSNVRNYDGSWTEWGNAVRVPIVKGEEPGEAPAA from the coding sequence GTGCCCGTCGCACCCGATAGCAACCCTTCGTTCGCCGTCTACGCGGATCCCAACCGTCTCGTGTCGACGGAATGGTTGTCCGCTCATCTCGGCCATCCCGAAGTGAAGGTCGTAGAGTCCGACGAGGACGTCCTGCTCTACGACGTGGGGCACATCCCCGGTGCGGTGAAGATCGACTGGCATCTCGATCTCAACGACCCCGTCACCCGCGACTACATCGACGGCGAGCAGTTCGCCGCGCTGATGGACCGCAAGGGCATCCGCCGCACCGACACCGTGATCATCTACGGCGACAAGTCCAACTGGTGGGCCGCCTACGCGCTGTGGGTCTTCACCCTCTTCGGTCACGAGGACGTCCGTCTGCTCGACGGTGGCCGCGACGCGTGGATCTCCGAGAACCGCGACACCACCCTCGACATCCCCGTCGCCACGACGAGCGGCTACCCGGTCGTCGAGCGCAACGACGCGCTGATCCGCGCGTTCAAGGACGACGTCCTCGCGCACCTGGGCAAGGGCCCGCTGGTCGACGTGCGGTCGCCGCAGGAGTACACCGGCGAGCGCACCCACATGCCCGACTACCCGGAGGAGGGCGCCCTGCGCGGCGGCCACATCCCCACCGCGGTGTCGATCCCGTGGGCGAAGGCGGCGGCGCCGGACGGCCGGTTCCGTTCGCGGCCCGAACTCGAGGAGATCTACGGCGACATCGACAAGGATGCCGACGTGATCGCCTACTGCCGGATCGGCGAGCGTTCGAGCCACACCTGGTTCGTGCTCACCTACCTGCTCGGATACTCGAACGTGCGCAACTACGACGGTTCGTGGACCGAGTGGGGCAACGCGGTCCGCGTGCCCATCGTCAAGGGCGAGGAGCCCGGAGAAGCGCCGGCAGCATGA
- a CDS encoding SufE family protein has translation MSIPAPLAEIVDDFAAVEGQDKLQLLLEFSRELPPLPAELEEAAMEPVPECQSPLFLSVDASDRSRVKLHFSAPAEAPTTRGFASILHQGLDGLSAQEILDVPDDFYASLGLAEAVSPLRLRGMSAMLTRIKRHLRA, from the coding sequence ATGAGCATCCCCGCCCCGCTCGCCGAGATCGTCGACGACTTCGCCGCCGTCGAGGGTCAGGACAAGCTGCAGTTGCTACTGGAGTTCAGCCGCGAGCTCCCGCCCCTTCCCGCGGAGCTGGAGGAGGCGGCGATGGAGCCGGTGCCCGAGTGCCAGTCGCCGCTGTTCCTGTCCGTCGACGCATCCGACCGTTCGCGGGTGAAGCTCCACTTCAGCGCCCCCGCGGAAGCGCCGACCACGCGCGGCTTCGCGTCGATCCTGCATCAGGGACTCGATGGTCTGAGCGCGCAGGAGATCCTCGACGTACCCGACGATTTCTACGCGTCGCTCGGGCTCGCCGAGGCGGTCAGCCCGCTGCGGCTGCGAGGAATGAGCGCGATGCTCACGCGTATCAAGCGGCACCTCCGAGCCTGA
- a CDS encoding condensation domain-containing protein — protein MEFTELADYRIPPGVLTEWLPCAAEDDWREDPRPASYIHEAHLRRTSGVRYGGGRDSWLGTAFEVAGPLDTERFRRSLQRWIDRHEPLRSHAHLAEEQSGGGLVRRTAPPGRVSVRPIRHDPADPGTIHDHLLGLFDDYTTPHLWPSYVFATLERTPDGNADDAGSAKDTDERFTVFFGADHSIIDGYSVVLVAHEISALYEEERTGRAADLFPVGSYIDFGAAERDDSAQLDDHDEAVQIWRRTLTECGGEPPAFPLPIGPRPAHATPQQRLSERWFDDDEASAFAACCRRAGTGFFAGVLACFGRATAEFTGAERFRTVAPAHTRAGPIWAGSLGWFVGLRPIDLKLTDTTDFDTLAMRAGDELHRTRASARVPFVRVGELLGVPIRPRFVVSYMDVRFVPMAAQWPEWNAQALRSRSFTHDVYVWINRTPEGVNMSARFPDNTIAGENVPSLLTRTRELMHEVAVGGPWIAQPETAAVPPTGE, from the coding sequence ATGGAGTTCACCGAGCTCGCCGACTACCGGATCCCCCCGGGTGTTCTCACCGAATGGCTGCCGTGCGCGGCCGAGGACGACTGGCGCGAGGACCCCCGCCCCGCCTCGTACATCCACGAGGCGCATCTGAGGCGTACCTCGGGGGTCCGGTACGGCGGGGGCCGCGACTCGTGGCTCGGCACGGCCTTCGAGGTCGCCGGTCCGCTCGACACCGAGCGGTTCCGGCGGTCCCTGCAGCGGTGGATCGACCGGCACGAACCGTTGCGCAGCCACGCGCACCTCGCCGAGGAGCAGAGCGGCGGCGGTCTGGTGCGGCGCACCGCTCCCCCGGGCCGGGTGTCGGTGCGGCCCATCCGGCACGATCCCGCCGATCCCGGCACCATCCACGACCACCTCCTCGGCCTGTTCGACGACTACACGACGCCGCACCTGTGGCCGTCCTACGTCTTCGCGACGCTCGAGCGGACACCGGACGGGAATGCCGACGACGCGGGGAGCGCGAAGGACACCGACGAGCGGTTCACGGTCTTCTTCGGCGCCGACCACTCCATCATCGACGGGTACTCGGTGGTGCTCGTGGCGCACGAGATCTCGGCGCTCTACGAGGAGGAGCGCACCGGTCGCGCCGCCGACCTGTTCCCGGTGGGCAGTTACATCGATTTCGGCGCCGCCGAACGCGACGACTCCGCGCAGCTCGACGACCACGACGAGGCCGTGCAGATCTGGCGGCGGACCCTCACCGAATGCGGCGGCGAACCGCCCGCCTTCCCCCTTCCGATCGGTCCGCGACCCGCGCACGCCACACCCCAGCAGCGACTCTCGGAACGCTGGTTCGACGACGACGAGGCGAGTGCCTTCGCGGCGTGCTGCCGGCGCGCCGGGACGGGTTTCTTCGCCGGTGTGCTGGCGTGTTTCGGCCGGGCGACGGCCGAGTTCACCGGCGCGGAGCGGTTCCGGACGGTCGCGCCCGCACACACCCGCGCCGGGCCGATCTGGGCGGGTTCGCTCGGTTGGTTCGTCGGCCTGCGCCCGATCGATCTGAAGCTCACGGACACAACGGATTTCGACACTCTGGCGATGCGGGCCGGCGACGAACTGCACCGCACCCGCGCGAGCGCCCGGGTGCCGTTCGTGCGGGTGGGTGAACTCCTCGGCGTGCCCATTCGTCCCCGTTTCGTCGTCTCGTACATGGACGTGCGGTTCGTGCCGATGGCGGCCCAGTGGCCCGAATGGAACGCCCAGGCGCTGCGCAGCCGCAGCTTCACGCACGACGTCTACGTGTGGATCAATCGCACGCCCGAGGGTGTGAACATGTCGGCGCGATTCCCCGACAACACCATCGCGGGCGAGAACGTTCCGAGCCTTCTCACGCGCACTCGCGAACTGATGCACGAGGTCGCGGTGGGTGGGCCGTGGATCGCGCAGCCGGAAACGGCAGCAGTCCCACCTACCGGTGAGTAG